The following proteins are co-located in the Anas platyrhynchos isolate ZD024472 breed Pekin duck chromosome 1, IASCAAS_PekinDuck_T2T, whole genome shotgun sequence genome:
- the KCNJ15 gene encoding ATP-sensitive inward rectifier potassium channel 15 isoform X5: protein MLYSILETAELQANETEAVRMEATQINMSRVPLVNGGIDTALKAHKPRVMSKSGHSNVRIDKVDGIYLLYLQDLWTTVIDMKWRYKLTLFAATFVMTWFLFGVIYYAIAFLHGDLEINKFTPKREPCVKNVDSLTGAFLFSLESQTTIGYGFRFITEECPHAIFLLVAQLVITTLIEIFITGTFLAKIARPKKRAETIKFSHCAVITKHNGELCLVIRVANMRKSLLIQCQLSGKLLQTYETKEGERILLNQASVKFNVDSSSESPFLILPLTFYHILDESSPLRDLTPQNLKEKDFELVVLLNATVESTSAVCQSRTSYIPEEIHWGYEFVPVVSLSPNGKYVADFSQFEKIRRSTDSSFYSMDSEKQKLEEKYRQEDQRERELRTMLLQQSNV, encoded by the coding sequence GACTGAAGCAGTGAGAATGGAAGCCACACAGATTAATATGTCCCGTGTTCCGCTGGTTAACGGAGGCATCGACACCGCACTCAAAGCACACAAACCCCGTGTGATGTCCAAAAGCGGTCACAGCAATGTGCGGATAGACAAAGTTGATGGCATTTACCTACTCTACCTTCAAGATTTGTGGACTACAGTTATAGACATGAAGTGGAGGTACAAACTCACCTTATTTGCTGCTACTTTTGTTATGACCTGGTTCCTTTTTGGAGTTATCTACTATGCCATTGCATTCCTTCATGGCGATTTAGAAATAAACAAGTTCACCCCAAAGAGGGAGCCATGTGTCAAGAACGTAGACTCTCTTACGGGGGCATTCCTCTTCTCTCTGGAGTCACAGACGACCATTGGCTATGGATTTCGTTTCATTACAGAGGAGTGTCCACATGCCATTTTCTTGCTTGTGGCCCAACTGGTCATCACCACCTTGATTGAAATCTTCATTACAGGTACCTTTCTGGCCAAAATTGCAAGACCTAAAAAAAGGGCAGAGACTATTAAGTTCAGCCACTGTGCAGTCATTACTAAACACAATGGAGAACTTTGCCTGGTGATCAGAGTAGCAAATATGAGGAAGAGCCTTCTGATACAGTGTCAGCTGTCTGGGAAGCTTCTTCAGACATATGAAACCAAAGAAGGGGAGAGAATCCTGCTGAATCAAGCCAGTGTCAAGTTCAACGTTGACTCCTCTTCAGAAAGTCCATTTCTCATTCTGCCTTTAACTTTCTACCATATTTTGGATGAAAGCAGCCCTTTAAGAGATCTCACACCTCAAAATCTCAAGGAGAAGGACTTTGAGCTTGTGGTGCTCCTGAATGCCACAGTGGAGTCCACCAGCGCCGTCTGTCAAAGTAGAACTTCCTACATCCCGGAGGAGATCCACTGGGGTTACGAATTCGTGCCTGTGGTTTCCCTCTCTCCAAATGGAAAGTATGTTGCAGATTTCAGTCAGTTTGAGAAGATTAGGAGAAGCACAGATTCTTCTTTTTATAGTATGgactctgaaaaacaaaaattagaggAGAAATACAGGCAGGAGGATCAAAGAGAGAGGGAACTGAGAACAATGTTGTTACAGCAGAGTAATGTTTGA
- the KCNJ15 gene encoding ATP-sensitive inward rectifier potassium channel 15 isoform X3: MERTGSQSLFRLVHVERARTEAVRMEATQINMSRVPLVNGGIDTALKAHKPRVMSKSGHSNVRIDKVDGIYLLYLQDLWTTVIDMKWRYKLTLFAATFVMTWFLFGVIYYAIAFLHGDLEINKFTPKREPCVKNVDSLTGAFLFSLESQTTIGYGFRFITEECPHAIFLLVAQLVITTLIEIFITGTFLAKIARPKKRAETIKFSHCAVITKHNGELCLVIRVANMRKSLLIQCQLSGKLLQTYETKEGERILLNQASVKFNVDSSSESPFLILPLTFYHILDESSPLRDLTPQNLKEKDFELVVLLNATVESTSAVCQSRTSYIPEEIHWGYEFVPVVSLSPNGKYVADFSQFEKIRRSTDSSFYSMDSEKQKLEEKYRQEDQRERELRTMLLQQSNV, translated from the coding sequence GACTGAAGCAGTGAGAATGGAAGCCACACAGATTAATATGTCCCGTGTTCCGCTGGTTAACGGAGGCATCGACACCGCACTCAAAGCACACAAACCCCGTGTGATGTCCAAAAGCGGTCACAGCAATGTGCGGATAGACAAAGTTGATGGCATTTACCTACTCTACCTTCAAGATTTGTGGACTACAGTTATAGACATGAAGTGGAGGTACAAACTCACCTTATTTGCTGCTACTTTTGTTATGACCTGGTTCCTTTTTGGAGTTATCTACTATGCCATTGCATTCCTTCATGGCGATTTAGAAATAAACAAGTTCACCCCAAAGAGGGAGCCATGTGTCAAGAACGTAGACTCTCTTACGGGGGCATTCCTCTTCTCTCTGGAGTCACAGACGACCATTGGCTATGGATTTCGTTTCATTACAGAGGAGTGTCCACATGCCATTTTCTTGCTTGTGGCCCAACTGGTCATCACCACCTTGATTGAAATCTTCATTACAGGTACCTTTCTGGCCAAAATTGCAAGACCTAAAAAAAGGGCAGAGACTATTAAGTTCAGCCACTGTGCAGTCATTACTAAACACAATGGAGAACTTTGCCTGGTGATCAGAGTAGCAAATATGAGGAAGAGCCTTCTGATACAGTGTCAGCTGTCTGGGAAGCTTCTTCAGACATATGAAACCAAAGAAGGGGAGAGAATCCTGCTGAATCAAGCCAGTGTCAAGTTCAACGTTGACTCCTCTTCAGAAAGTCCATTTCTCATTCTGCCTTTAACTTTCTACCATATTTTGGATGAAAGCAGCCCTTTAAGAGATCTCACACCTCAAAATCTCAAGGAGAAGGACTTTGAGCTTGTGGTGCTCCTGAATGCCACAGTGGAGTCCACCAGCGCCGTCTGTCAAAGTAGAACTTCCTACATCCCGGAGGAGATCCACTGGGGTTACGAATTCGTGCCTGTGGTTTCCCTCTCTCCAAATGGAAAGTATGTTGCAGATTTCAGTCAGTTTGAGAAGATTAGGAGAAGCACAGATTCTTCTTTTTATAGTATGgactctgaaaaacaaaaattagaggAGAAATACAGGCAGGAGGATCAAAGAGAGAGGGAACTGAGAACAATGTTGTTACAGCAGAGTAATGTTTGA
- the KCNJ15 gene encoding ATP-sensitive inward rectifier potassium channel 15 isoform X2 yields the protein MQQEHFCVYSNWLQILDNVVSGSSVNVLVISLAAGITLRSRTEAVRMEATQINMSRVPLVNGGIDTALKAHKPRVMSKSGHSNVRIDKVDGIYLLYLQDLWTTVIDMKWRYKLTLFAATFVMTWFLFGVIYYAIAFLHGDLEINKFTPKREPCVKNVDSLTGAFLFSLESQTTIGYGFRFITEECPHAIFLLVAQLVITTLIEIFITGTFLAKIARPKKRAETIKFSHCAVITKHNGELCLVIRVANMRKSLLIQCQLSGKLLQTYETKEGERILLNQASVKFNVDSSSESPFLILPLTFYHILDESSPLRDLTPQNLKEKDFELVVLLNATVESTSAVCQSRTSYIPEEIHWGYEFVPVVSLSPNGKYVADFSQFEKIRRSTDSSFYSMDSEKQKLEEKYRQEDQRERELRTMLLQQSNV from the coding sequence GACTGAAGCAGTGAGAATGGAAGCCACACAGATTAATATGTCCCGTGTTCCGCTGGTTAACGGAGGCATCGACACCGCACTCAAAGCACACAAACCCCGTGTGATGTCCAAAAGCGGTCACAGCAATGTGCGGATAGACAAAGTTGATGGCATTTACCTACTCTACCTTCAAGATTTGTGGACTACAGTTATAGACATGAAGTGGAGGTACAAACTCACCTTATTTGCTGCTACTTTTGTTATGACCTGGTTCCTTTTTGGAGTTATCTACTATGCCATTGCATTCCTTCATGGCGATTTAGAAATAAACAAGTTCACCCCAAAGAGGGAGCCATGTGTCAAGAACGTAGACTCTCTTACGGGGGCATTCCTCTTCTCTCTGGAGTCACAGACGACCATTGGCTATGGATTTCGTTTCATTACAGAGGAGTGTCCACATGCCATTTTCTTGCTTGTGGCCCAACTGGTCATCACCACCTTGATTGAAATCTTCATTACAGGTACCTTTCTGGCCAAAATTGCAAGACCTAAAAAAAGGGCAGAGACTATTAAGTTCAGCCACTGTGCAGTCATTACTAAACACAATGGAGAACTTTGCCTGGTGATCAGAGTAGCAAATATGAGGAAGAGCCTTCTGATACAGTGTCAGCTGTCTGGGAAGCTTCTTCAGACATATGAAACCAAAGAAGGGGAGAGAATCCTGCTGAATCAAGCCAGTGTCAAGTTCAACGTTGACTCCTCTTCAGAAAGTCCATTTCTCATTCTGCCTTTAACTTTCTACCATATTTTGGATGAAAGCAGCCCTTTAAGAGATCTCACACCTCAAAATCTCAAGGAGAAGGACTTTGAGCTTGTGGTGCTCCTGAATGCCACAGTGGAGTCCACCAGCGCCGTCTGTCAAAGTAGAACTTCCTACATCCCGGAGGAGATCCACTGGGGTTACGAATTCGTGCCTGTGGTTTCCCTCTCTCCAAATGGAAAGTATGTTGCAGATTTCAGTCAGTTTGAGAAGATTAGGAGAAGCACAGATTCTTCTTTTTATAGTATGgactctgaaaaacaaaaattagaggAGAAATACAGGCAGGAGGATCAAAGAGAGAGGGAACTGAGAACAATGTTGTTACAGCAGAGTAATGTTTGA
- the KCNJ15 gene encoding ATP-sensitive inward rectifier potassium channel 15 isoform X6 has product MERTEAVRMEATQINMSRVPLVNGGIDTALKAHKPRVMSKSGHSNVRIDKVDGIYLLYLQDLWTTVIDMKWRYKLTLFAATFVMTWFLFGVIYYAIAFLHGDLEINKFTPKREPCVKNVDSLTGAFLFSLESQTTIGYGFRFITEECPHAIFLLVAQLVITTLIEIFITGTFLAKIARPKKRAETIKFSHCAVITKHNGELCLVIRVANMRKSLLIQCQLSGKLLQTYETKEGERILLNQASVKFNVDSSSESPFLILPLTFYHILDESSPLRDLTPQNLKEKDFELVVLLNATVESTSAVCQSRTSYIPEEIHWGYEFVPVVSLSPNGKYVADFSQFEKIRRSTDSSFYSMDSEKQKLEEKYRQEDQRERELRTMLLQQSNV; this is encoded by the coding sequence GACTGAAGCAGTGAGAATGGAAGCCACACAGATTAATATGTCCCGTGTTCCGCTGGTTAACGGAGGCATCGACACCGCACTCAAAGCACACAAACCCCGTGTGATGTCCAAAAGCGGTCACAGCAATGTGCGGATAGACAAAGTTGATGGCATTTACCTACTCTACCTTCAAGATTTGTGGACTACAGTTATAGACATGAAGTGGAGGTACAAACTCACCTTATTTGCTGCTACTTTTGTTATGACCTGGTTCCTTTTTGGAGTTATCTACTATGCCATTGCATTCCTTCATGGCGATTTAGAAATAAACAAGTTCACCCCAAAGAGGGAGCCATGTGTCAAGAACGTAGACTCTCTTACGGGGGCATTCCTCTTCTCTCTGGAGTCACAGACGACCATTGGCTATGGATTTCGTTTCATTACAGAGGAGTGTCCACATGCCATTTTCTTGCTTGTGGCCCAACTGGTCATCACCACCTTGATTGAAATCTTCATTACAGGTACCTTTCTGGCCAAAATTGCAAGACCTAAAAAAAGGGCAGAGACTATTAAGTTCAGCCACTGTGCAGTCATTACTAAACACAATGGAGAACTTTGCCTGGTGATCAGAGTAGCAAATATGAGGAAGAGCCTTCTGATACAGTGTCAGCTGTCTGGGAAGCTTCTTCAGACATATGAAACCAAAGAAGGGGAGAGAATCCTGCTGAATCAAGCCAGTGTCAAGTTCAACGTTGACTCCTCTTCAGAAAGTCCATTTCTCATTCTGCCTTTAACTTTCTACCATATTTTGGATGAAAGCAGCCCTTTAAGAGATCTCACACCTCAAAATCTCAAGGAGAAGGACTTTGAGCTTGTGGTGCTCCTGAATGCCACAGTGGAGTCCACCAGCGCCGTCTGTCAAAGTAGAACTTCCTACATCCCGGAGGAGATCCACTGGGGTTACGAATTCGTGCCTGTGGTTTCCCTCTCTCCAAATGGAAAGTATGTTGCAGATTTCAGTCAGTTTGAGAAGATTAGGAGAAGCACAGATTCTTCTTTTTATAGTATGgactctgaaaaacaaaaattagaggAGAAATACAGGCAGGAGGATCAAAGAGAGAGGGAACTGAGAACAATGTTGTTACAGCAGAGTAATGTTTGA
- the KCNJ15 gene encoding ATP-sensitive inward rectifier potassium channel 15 isoform X7: MEATQINMSRVPLVNGGIDTALKAHKPRVMSKSGHSNVRIDKVDGIYLLYLQDLWTTVIDMKWRYKLTLFAATFVMTWFLFGVIYYAIAFLHGDLEINKFTPKREPCVKNVDSLTGAFLFSLESQTTIGYGFRFITEECPHAIFLLVAQLVITTLIEIFITGTFLAKIARPKKRAETIKFSHCAVITKHNGELCLVIRVANMRKSLLIQCQLSGKLLQTYETKEGERILLNQASVKFNVDSSSESPFLILPLTFYHILDESSPLRDLTPQNLKEKDFELVVLLNATVESTSAVCQSRTSYIPEEIHWGYEFVPVVSLSPNGKYVADFSQFEKIRRSTDSSFYSMDSEKQKLEEKYRQEDQRERELRTMLLQQSNV; the protein is encoded by the coding sequence ATGGAAGCCACACAGATTAATATGTCCCGTGTTCCGCTGGTTAACGGAGGCATCGACACCGCACTCAAAGCACACAAACCCCGTGTGATGTCCAAAAGCGGTCACAGCAATGTGCGGATAGACAAAGTTGATGGCATTTACCTACTCTACCTTCAAGATTTGTGGACTACAGTTATAGACATGAAGTGGAGGTACAAACTCACCTTATTTGCTGCTACTTTTGTTATGACCTGGTTCCTTTTTGGAGTTATCTACTATGCCATTGCATTCCTTCATGGCGATTTAGAAATAAACAAGTTCACCCCAAAGAGGGAGCCATGTGTCAAGAACGTAGACTCTCTTACGGGGGCATTCCTCTTCTCTCTGGAGTCACAGACGACCATTGGCTATGGATTTCGTTTCATTACAGAGGAGTGTCCACATGCCATTTTCTTGCTTGTGGCCCAACTGGTCATCACCACCTTGATTGAAATCTTCATTACAGGTACCTTTCTGGCCAAAATTGCAAGACCTAAAAAAAGGGCAGAGACTATTAAGTTCAGCCACTGTGCAGTCATTACTAAACACAATGGAGAACTTTGCCTGGTGATCAGAGTAGCAAATATGAGGAAGAGCCTTCTGATACAGTGTCAGCTGTCTGGGAAGCTTCTTCAGACATATGAAACCAAAGAAGGGGAGAGAATCCTGCTGAATCAAGCCAGTGTCAAGTTCAACGTTGACTCCTCTTCAGAAAGTCCATTTCTCATTCTGCCTTTAACTTTCTACCATATTTTGGATGAAAGCAGCCCTTTAAGAGATCTCACACCTCAAAATCTCAAGGAGAAGGACTTTGAGCTTGTGGTGCTCCTGAATGCCACAGTGGAGTCCACCAGCGCCGTCTGTCAAAGTAGAACTTCCTACATCCCGGAGGAGATCCACTGGGGTTACGAATTCGTGCCTGTGGTTTCCCTCTCTCCAAATGGAAAGTATGTTGCAGATTTCAGTCAGTTTGAGAAGATTAGGAGAAGCACAGATTCTTCTTTTTATAGTATGgactctgaaaaacaaaaattagaggAGAAATACAGGCAGGAGGATCAAAGAGAGAGGGAACTGAGAACAATGTTGTTACAGCAGAGTAATGTTTGA
- the KCNJ15 gene encoding ATP-sensitive inward rectifier potassium channel 15 isoform X4, which translates to MSLFRALKKTFAVVKKSLFSRETTEAVRMEATQINMSRVPLVNGGIDTALKAHKPRVMSKSGHSNVRIDKVDGIYLLYLQDLWTTVIDMKWRYKLTLFAATFVMTWFLFGVIYYAIAFLHGDLEINKFTPKREPCVKNVDSLTGAFLFSLESQTTIGYGFRFITEECPHAIFLLVAQLVITTLIEIFITGTFLAKIARPKKRAETIKFSHCAVITKHNGELCLVIRVANMRKSLLIQCQLSGKLLQTYETKEGERILLNQASVKFNVDSSSESPFLILPLTFYHILDESSPLRDLTPQNLKEKDFELVVLLNATVESTSAVCQSRTSYIPEEIHWGYEFVPVVSLSPNGKYVADFSQFEKIRRSTDSSFYSMDSEKQKLEEKYRQEDQRERELRTMLLQQSNV; encoded by the coding sequence GACTGAAGCAGTGAGAATGGAAGCCACACAGATTAATATGTCCCGTGTTCCGCTGGTTAACGGAGGCATCGACACCGCACTCAAAGCACACAAACCCCGTGTGATGTCCAAAAGCGGTCACAGCAATGTGCGGATAGACAAAGTTGATGGCATTTACCTACTCTACCTTCAAGATTTGTGGACTACAGTTATAGACATGAAGTGGAGGTACAAACTCACCTTATTTGCTGCTACTTTTGTTATGACCTGGTTCCTTTTTGGAGTTATCTACTATGCCATTGCATTCCTTCATGGCGATTTAGAAATAAACAAGTTCACCCCAAAGAGGGAGCCATGTGTCAAGAACGTAGACTCTCTTACGGGGGCATTCCTCTTCTCTCTGGAGTCACAGACGACCATTGGCTATGGATTTCGTTTCATTACAGAGGAGTGTCCACATGCCATTTTCTTGCTTGTGGCCCAACTGGTCATCACCACCTTGATTGAAATCTTCATTACAGGTACCTTTCTGGCCAAAATTGCAAGACCTAAAAAAAGGGCAGAGACTATTAAGTTCAGCCACTGTGCAGTCATTACTAAACACAATGGAGAACTTTGCCTGGTGATCAGAGTAGCAAATATGAGGAAGAGCCTTCTGATACAGTGTCAGCTGTCTGGGAAGCTTCTTCAGACATATGAAACCAAAGAAGGGGAGAGAATCCTGCTGAATCAAGCCAGTGTCAAGTTCAACGTTGACTCCTCTTCAGAAAGTCCATTTCTCATTCTGCCTTTAACTTTCTACCATATTTTGGATGAAAGCAGCCCTTTAAGAGATCTCACACCTCAAAATCTCAAGGAGAAGGACTTTGAGCTTGTGGTGCTCCTGAATGCCACAGTGGAGTCCACCAGCGCCGTCTGTCAAAGTAGAACTTCCTACATCCCGGAGGAGATCCACTGGGGTTACGAATTCGTGCCTGTGGTTTCCCTCTCTCCAAATGGAAAGTATGTTGCAGATTTCAGTCAGTTTGAGAAGATTAGGAGAAGCACAGATTCTTCTTTTTATAGTATGgactctgaaaaacaaaaattagaggAGAAATACAGGCAGGAGGATCAAAGAGAGAGGGAACTGAGAACAATGTTGTTACAGCAGAGTAATGTTTGA